A stretch of the Lolium perenne isolate Kyuss_39 chromosome 3, Kyuss_2.0, whole genome shotgun sequence genome encodes the following:
- the LOC127325828 gene encoding sulfoquinovosyl transferase SQD2: MAIGGSEIKDDLEGETVVLDGEAAGRPRRVALFVEPSPFAYISGYKNRFQNFIKHLREMGDEVIVVTNHEGVPQEFHGAKVIGSWSFPCPLYGKVPLSLALSPRIISEVAKFKPDIIHASSPGIMVFGALAIAKLLSVPLVMSYHTHVPLYIPRYTFSWLVEPMWQVIRFLHRAADLTLVPSAAISKDFETAHVISASRIRLWNKGVDSASFHPRFRSNEMRVRLSDGEPERPLIIHVGRFGREKNLDFLKMVMDRLPGVRIAFIGDGPYRTELEEMFEGMPVVFTGMMQGEELSQAYASGDVFVMPSESETLGQVVLESMSSGVPVVAVRAGGIPDIIPEDVEGKTSFLFAPGDLDDCVGKIELLLTDRAFRDEMGTTARAEMEKCDWRAASKTIRNEFYNAAIFYWQKKRAELFQPLQWLAQMFIPTTNHVSRIAQC; this comes from the exons ATGGCGATCGGTGGCTCGGAGATCAAGGACGACCTGGAAGGGGAGACGGTGGTCCTCGACGGCGAGGCCGCGGGGCGCCCGCGCCGCGTCGCGCTCTTCGTCGAGCCGTCGCCCTTCGC CTACATCTCCGGGTACAAGAACCGGTTCCAGAACTTCATCAAGCACCTGCGTGAAATGGGTGACGAG GTCATCGTGGTGACCAACCATGAGGGGGTTCCGCAGGAGTTCCACGGTGCCAAAGTTATCGGCTCATGGAG CTTTCCATGCCCACTGTATGGAAAAGTTCCTCTGTCCCTTGCGCTCAGTCCCAGGATCATTTCCGAGGTTGCAAAGTTCAAGCCTGACATCATTCATGCGTCCTCACCTGGAATTATG GTCTTTGGGGCTCTTGCTATCGCTAAACTGCTCAGTGTGCCTCTAGTGATGTCCTACCACACCCATGTCCCACT ATACATTCCAAGATATACATTTAGCTGGCTCGTAGAGCCAATGTGGCAAGTGATCA GGTTCCTTCATAGGGCTGCTGATCTGACTTTGGTACCATCTGCTGCTATCAGCAAGGATTTTGAGACTGCCCATGTCATTTCAG CTAGCAGAATACGCCTATGGAACAAAGGTGTTGATTCTGCCAGCTTCCATCCCAGATTCCGCAGCAATGAGATGCGAGTTAGGCTAAG TGATGGTGAGCCCGAAAGACCATTGATAATTCACGTCGGACGCTTTGGGCGCGAGAAAAACTTGGATTTCCTGAAAAT GGTAATGGATCGGTTGCCCGGAGTAAGAATTGCATTTATTGGGGATGGACCATATAG GACTGAGCTAGAGGAGATGTTCGAGGGGATGCCGGTGGTGTTCACTGGAATGATGCAAGGCGAGGAGCTCTCGCAGGCATACGCAAGCGGTGATGTTTTCGTGATGCCCTCGGAGTCCGAGACACTCGGCCAAGTAGTCCTGGAGTCCATGTCATCTGGAGTCCCTGTAGTGGCGGTCCGTGCCGGTGGGATCCCTGATATAATTCCAGAAGATGTGGAGGGCAAGACCAGCTTCCTATTTGCCCCGGGCGATCTCGACGATTGTGTTGGCAAGATTGAGCTGCTACTGACAGACAGGGCATTCAGAGATGAAATGGGGACGACTGCCAGGGCCGAGATGGAGAAGTGCGACTGGAGGGCGGCTTCCAAGACAATCCGCAACGAGTTCTATAACGCAGCCATCTTCTACTGGCAGAAGAAGCGCGCAGAACTCTTCCAACCGTTGCAGTGGCTGGCGCAGATGTTCATACCAACAACGAACCACGTCAGCCGCATCGCCCAATGCTGA
- the LOC127325829 gene encoding uncharacterized protein, with the protein MKSFPVSGGRSVSLALFSDVSNSRELLELMQSGTLEPEAAFINASLVPDVFPVLAAAHKALLSKSREALTTRTLHSELVYNYSGSKHITESLKRCGIADDMQYILAARFDASDEEMKAVEKLISGTEIDLSELETRADQPKILKQYKITPQELSISTVPEAIVCRIAARDAL; encoded by the exons ATGAAGAGCTTCCCGGTGTCCGGCGGCCGCAGCGTCTCCCTCGCCCTCTTCTCCGATGTCTCCAACAGCCG GGAGCTCCTGGAGCTGATGCAGTCGGGGACGCTGGAGCCGGAGGCCGCCTTCATCAACGCGTCGCTG GTGCCGGACGTGTTCCCGGTCCTCGCGGCGGCGCacaaggcgctgctctccaagtCGAGGGAGGCGCTGACCACCAGGACCCTGCACTCGGAGCTCGTCTACAACTACTCCGGCTCCAAGCAT ATCACAGAGTCCCTGAAGCGATGCGGTATCGCTGATGACATGCAGTATATCCTCGCGGCTCGGTTCGATGCTTCGGATGAGGAG ATGAAAGCAGTGGAAAAACTCATAAGCGGAACTGAGATTGATCTATCAGAACTGGAAACAAGAGCAGACCAGCCAAAGATTCTGAAG CAATACAAAATAACACCCCAAGAACTATCAATTTCCACAGTACCAGAGGCAATCGTGTGCAGGATTGCTGCTCGAGACGCCCTCTGA